A single region of the Streptomyces virginiae genome encodes:
- a CDS encoding adenylyltransferase/cytidyltransferase family protein — protein sequence MTEHDMSDLAVPARRPYRVGYAPGAYDLFHIGHLNILRHARSQCDYLVAGVVSDEMAELAKGRRPMIPLVERLEIVRSVKYVDAAFVETVPDKVETWKQVRFDVIFKGDDWRGTPKGDRLEKDFAAHGVDVVYFPYTVHTSSTQLRRALDALAEPAQAPGQVTGERR from the coding sequence ATGACGGAGCACGACATGTCCGACCTTGCTGTGCCTGCGCGCAGGCCGTATCGAGTCGGCTATGCGCCCGGCGCCTACGATCTGTTCCACATCGGGCATCTCAACATCCTTCGCCATGCCCGGAGCCAGTGCGACTACCTGGTCGCCGGAGTGGTCTCGGACGAGATGGCCGAGCTCGCCAAGGGGCGCCGCCCGATGATCCCGCTCGTCGAGCGGCTGGAGATCGTCCGCAGCGTCAAGTACGTCGACGCGGCCTTCGTCGAGACGGTTCCCGACAAGGTGGAGACCTGGAAGCAGGTCCGCTTCGACGTCATCTTCAAGGGCGACGACTGGCGCGGCACGCCCAAGGGTGACCGGCTGGAGAAGGACTTCGCCGCCCACGGCGTCGACGTCGTGTACTTCCCCTACACCGTGCACACGTCCAGCACCCAGCTGCGCCGGGCACTGGACGCGCTCGCGGAACCGGCCCAGGCCCCGGGCCAGGTCACCGGCGAACGGCGCTGA
- a CDS encoding choice-of-anchor A family protein, whose protein sequence is MSARNWTLGLAIGAVLASAAPAAFAAGPGGDRPAAVARAPLPGGLGPCVPGDCPDPFPPVGSDGVPQGRDDAVNIFAGGDFRVRGRASEAEGRLVVLGDFDQDKQAGGDSRYNVGIVGAGSRVPPPVGADFLTTGGSVTVATGERLLADGGVVRHAGTRTGTVTGRTVRDPAAATPYAGLRDRLSAASQCYARVDGRPRPATGRAVNSGFETVFTGDGTSELQVFTIDANLVGDGGGQQGIRFARIPAGATVLVNVLGAARTINTYSGGIADTDPLNAYRDRLLWNFPDATTVNLTGGGQFQGSFLIGQQSSQTVVTLPGINGRFFTTGSVTHGSSTTGGGGQEFHAYPFNGDLPECGGGPVPVTGSVSVLKRDAETGAALQGAQFELWRETNGTAGLQETAPGADTLVAECTTPASGICERTTEPGTYYWRETGAPLGYDLPADRVHVLTLTAGNAQAGVRVEADNRRTPEPPDAARVVLRKTDRATGLPLAGAQFELWQESNGRTGLQTDAPADTRLDGVCVTDARGTCTVELPVGRTYYWRETAVPAGYELPADPVTRFDPDRDDVADGIVVAVANTPVNEEYEGSIRVVKQDARTKRPLPGAVFEVWQETNNTPGLQTRGINADRLAAPRCTTDRAGLCTFGPLAEGWYYLVETAVPPGYALPADRVTGPLRLDIGTPDRRVEVTVRNKPVDHGKDDHGKDKPKHPKHPKADHGKGKPKHPKADHGKDKPKHPKADHGKGKPKHPKADHGKGKPKHPKADHGKGKPKHPKGSERPRHPKQSKQGKGPRA, encoded by the coding sequence ATGTCAGCCAGAAACTGGACCCTCGGGCTCGCGATCGGAGCCGTACTGGCCTCCGCCGCGCCCGCGGCCTTCGCGGCGGGGCCCGGTGGCGACCGCCCGGCCGCGGTCGCCAGAGCCCCGCTTCCCGGGGGACTGGGGCCCTGCGTGCCGGGCGACTGCCCCGATCCGTTCCCGCCCGTCGGCAGCGACGGCGTCCCGCAGGGCCGGGACGACGCCGTCAACATCTTCGCGGGCGGCGACTTCCGGGTCCGGGGCCGGGCCTCCGAGGCCGAGGGCAGGCTCGTCGTCCTCGGCGACTTCGACCAGGACAAGCAGGCGGGCGGGGACAGCCGCTACAACGTCGGCATCGTCGGAGCCGGATCGAGGGTTCCCCCGCCCGTCGGCGCCGACTTCCTCACCACCGGCGGCTCGGTCACCGTCGCGACGGGCGAGCGCCTGCTCGCCGACGGCGGTGTGGTCCGCCACGCGGGCACCCGCACCGGCACGGTCACGGGCCGCACGGTCCGGGACCCGGCCGCCGCCACCCCGTACGCGGGCCTGCGCGACCGGCTCAGCGCCGCCAGCCAGTGCTACGCGCGGGTCGACGGCCGGCCCCGCCCGGCCACCGGCAGGGCCGTCAACAGCGGCTTCGAGACCGTGTTCACCGGCGACGGCACCTCCGAGCTCCAGGTCTTCACCATCGACGCGAACCTGGTCGGCGACGGGGGCGGCCAGCAGGGCATCCGGTTCGCCCGCATCCCGGCCGGGGCCACCGTGCTGGTGAACGTCCTGGGCGCCGCGCGCACGATCAACACCTACAGCGGCGGCATCGCGGACACCGACCCGCTCAACGCCTACCGCGACCGGCTCCTGTGGAACTTCCCGGACGCCACCACCGTGAACCTGACCGGCGGCGGCCAGTTCCAGGGCAGCTTCCTGATCGGGCAGCAGTCCTCGCAGACGGTCGTCACCCTGCCCGGCATCAACGGGCGCTTCTTCACCACCGGATCCGTCACCCACGGCAGCAGCACGACCGGGGGCGGCGGACAGGAGTTCCACGCCTACCCCTTCAACGGCGACCTCCCCGAATGCGGCGGCGGCCCGGTCCCGGTGACGGGATCGGTCTCGGTCCTCAAACGGGACGCGGAGACCGGCGCGGCGCTCCAGGGGGCGCAGTTCGAGCTGTGGCGCGAGACGAACGGCACGGCCGGCCTGCAGGAGACCGCTCCGGGCGCCGACACCCTCGTCGCCGAGTGCACCACCCCGGCCTCCGGCATCTGCGAGCGGACCACCGAGCCCGGTACGTACTACTGGCGCGAGACCGGGGCGCCGCTCGGCTACGACCTGCCGGCCGACCGGGTCCACGTGCTGACCCTCACGGCCGGGAACGCGCAGGCCGGAGTCCGGGTCGAGGCCGACAACCGGCGCACCCCCGAGCCGCCGGACGCCGCCCGGGTCGTGCTGCGCAAGACCGACCGGGCCACCGGCCTGCCGCTGGCCGGCGCGCAGTTCGAGCTGTGGCAGGAGAGCAACGGCCGCACCGGCCTCCAGACCGACGCACCCGCCGACACCCGCCTCGACGGGGTCTGCGTGACGGATGCCCGGGGCACCTGCACGGTGGAGCTGCCGGTCGGCCGGACGTACTACTGGCGGGAGACCGCCGTCCCGGCCGGGTACGAGCTCCCCGCCGACCCGGTCACCCGGTTCGACCCGGACCGCGACGACGTGGCGGACGGCATCGTCGTCGCCGTCGCCAACACCCCGGTGAACGAGGAGTACGAAGGCTCGATCCGGGTCGTCAAGCAGGACGCAAGGACGAAGCGCCCGCTGCCCGGCGCGGTCTTCGAGGTGTGGCAGGAGACCAACAACACCCCGGGCCTGCAGACGCGCGGCATCAACGCCGACCGCCTCGCCGCCCCGCGCTGCACCACCGACCGGGCCGGTCTGTGCACCTTCGGCCCGCTCGCCGAGGGGTGGTACTACCTGGTCGAGACCGCGGTGCCGCCCGGCTACGCGCTGCCGGCCGACCGGGTCACCGGCCCGCTGCGCCTGGACATCGGCACCCCGGACCGGCGCGTCGAGGTCACGGTGCGGAACAAGCCCGTCGACCACGGCAAGGACGACCACGGCAAGGACAAGCCGAAGCACCCCAAGCACCCCAAGGCCGACCACGGGAAGGGCAAGCCGAAGCACCCCAAGGCCGACCACGGCAAGGACAAGCCCAAGCACCCCAAGGCCGACCACGGGAAGGGCAAGCCGAAGCACCCCAAGGCCGACCACGGCAAGGGCAAGCCCAAGCACCCCAAGGCCGACCACGGGAAGGGCAAGCCGAAGCACCCGAAGGGCTCCGAGCGCCCCCGGCACCCGAAGCAGTCCAAGCAGGGGAAGGGCCCCCGGGCCTGA
- a CDS encoding glycosyltransferase: MLLVSTNYAPEHAGIGPYATQIAEHWADLGHETHVLAGMPHYPAWSLEPEYKGAFQRTEQRAGVTVHRRAHTVPPRQTAVKRALFEGSILLHGAVAPPRMPKPDAVLAQMPSLAGGVLAARLAARWKVPYVPVVQDLMGAAAAQSGISGGDKAAAIAGRAEAYALKRATLVGVIHETFVDRVVGMGVDPDRIRLVPNWSHVPVPTKPRGETRHHLGWAPGETVVLHSGNMGLKQGLEVLVGAARLDPSVRFVLMGDGSQRSALSDLAADVPNLDIIPPAADGEFPDILAAADVLAVTQHAAVLDMSVPSKLTSYFQTGRPVVASVAAEGGTAQEVERSGAGVLVPPEDPEALLKAVRALAEDPEGADALGAAGPRHVAAHLSREAGLARIDALIDEALGGPRP; the protein is encoded by the coding sequence ATGCTGCTGGTTTCCACCAATTACGCTCCGGAGCACGCGGGGATCGGCCCGTACGCCACCCAGATCGCGGAGCACTGGGCGGATCTCGGCCACGAGACACACGTCCTGGCGGGCATGCCGCACTATCCGGCGTGGTCGCTCGAGCCCGAGTACAAGGGGGCGTTCCAGCGCACGGAACAGCGCGCGGGGGTCACCGTGCACCGGCGTGCGCACACCGTGCCGCCGCGCCAGACCGCCGTGAAGCGCGCCCTCTTTGAAGGATCGATTCTGCTGCACGGCGCCGTGGCCCCGCCCCGGATGCCGAAGCCCGACGCGGTCCTCGCCCAGATGCCCAGCCTGGCCGGCGGCGTGCTCGCCGCCCGGCTCGCGGCACGCTGGAAGGTCCCCTATGTCCCGGTCGTCCAGGACCTGATGGGCGCCGCCGCCGCACAGAGCGGGATCAGCGGCGGCGACAAGGCGGCCGCGATCGCCGGCCGCGCCGAGGCGTACGCCCTCAAGCGCGCCACCCTCGTCGGCGTCATCCACGAGACCTTCGTGGACCGGGTCGTCGGCATGGGCGTGGACCCGGACAGGATCCGTCTCGTCCCCAACTGGTCGCACGTGCCCGTGCCCACCAAGCCGCGCGGGGAGACCCGCCACCACCTCGGCTGGGCCCCGGGCGAGACCGTCGTCCTGCACTCGGGGAACATGGGCCTCAAGCAGGGCCTGGAAGTCCTCGTGGGCGCCGCCCGGCTGGATCCGAGCGTCCGTTTCGTCCTGATGGGCGACGGCAGTCAGCGGTCGGCTCTGTCCGATCTCGCGGCGGATGTGCCGAATCTGGACATCATCCCCCCTGCCGCTGACGGCGAGTTCCCGGATATCCTCGCGGCGGCGGACGTTCTCGCGGTCACTCAGCACGCCGCCGTGCTGGACATGAGCGTCCCGTCGAAGCTGACCTCCTACTTCCAGACCGGTCGGCCCGTCGTCGCCTCCGTGGCGGCGGAGGGCGGTACCGCCCAGGAGGTGGAACGCTCGGGCGCGGGGGTACTCGTACCACCGGAGGACCCCGAGGCACTGCTGAAGGCCGTGCGGGCCCTGGCCGAGGACCCGGAAGGCGCGGACGCACTGGGAGCGGCCGGACCCCGCCACGTGGCGGCGCATCTGAGCCGCGAGGCGGGCCTGGCCCGCATCGACGCACTGATAGACGAAGCACTTGGGGGACCCCGGCCGTGA
- a CDS encoding L,D-transpeptidase has product MTRRAGAGLAAVAAWAGLLGGLSGCTQDGKAPVEIQLPGKPRSPDEAIRITPDDNAKGVPADGRLSVTVPEGRLERVVVTKVEDAQQEEVPGAIAEDGLSWSPDPASGRLALAAKYTVDAVALDGHDRRQARHTTFTTFVPEERFIGYFKPENRSTVGTGMIVSFRFSQAIERRAEVERAISVTSDPGVQVVGHWFGRERLDFRPKEYWKPGTKVTVKMNLRDIEGAPGVYGIQDKTVGFTVGRSQISTVDAAAHTMEVRRGGQLVSTVPISAGAPKTTTYNGKMVVMEMFDVTRMNGQTVGFGGEYDIPDVPHAMRLTASGTFLHGNYWSSPDTFGTTNQSHGCVGLRDDKGGGSDTPAGWFFDRTLVGDVVEVVNSQDKTVAPDNGLGGWNMSWADWVAGSAIA; this is encoded by the coding sequence CTGACGAGGCGGGCAGGGGCGGGCTTGGCCGCCGTGGCGGCATGGGCGGGCCTGCTGGGCGGCCTGTCCGGATGCACCCAGGACGGCAAGGCCCCGGTGGAGATCCAGCTGCCCGGCAAACCCCGCTCGCCGGACGAGGCCATCCGTATCACCCCCGACGACAACGCCAAGGGGGTTCCCGCGGACGGGCGGTTGTCGGTCACCGTGCCCGAGGGCCGTCTGGAGCGGGTGGTCGTCACCAAGGTGGAGGACGCGCAGCAGGAAGAGGTGCCCGGCGCCATCGCCGAGGACGGGCTCAGCTGGAGCCCCGACCCGGCATCCGGACGGCTCGCGCTCGCCGCCAAGTACACCGTGGACGCCGTCGCCCTCGACGGGCACGACCGCCGGCAGGCCCGCCACACCACCTTCACCACCTTCGTTCCCGAGGAGCGGTTCATCGGCTACTTCAAGCCCGAGAACCGCTCGACCGTGGGCACCGGGATGATCGTCTCCTTCCGGTTCAGCCAGGCGATCGAGCGCCGCGCCGAAGTGGAGCGGGCCATTTCCGTCACCTCCGACCCGGGCGTGCAGGTCGTCGGCCACTGGTTCGGGCGGGAGCGGCTCGACTTCCGGCCCAAGGAGTACTGGAAGCCCGGCACCAAGGTCACCGTGAAGATGAACCTGCGCGACATCGAAGGCGCGCCCGGCGTGTACGGCATCCAGGACAAGACCGTCGGCTTCACCGTCGGCCGCTCCCAGATCTCCACCGTGGACGCGGCCGCGCACACCATGGAGGTGCGCCGGGGCGGGCAGCTGGTGTCGACCGTGCCGATCAGCGCCGGGGCACCCAAGACCACCACCTACAACGGGAAGATGGTGGTGATGGAGATGTTCGACGTCACCCGCATGAACGGCCAGACCGTCGGCTTCGGCGGCGAGTACGACATCCCCGACGTCCCGCACGCCATGCGCCTCACCGCCTCCGGGACCTTCCTGCACGGGAACTACTGGTCCAGCCCGGACACCTTCGGCACCACCAACCAGAGCCACGGCTGCGTGGGCCTGCGAGACGACAAGGGCGGCGGCTCCGACACCCCGGCCGGCTGGTTCTTCGACCGGACCCTCGTCGGGGACGTGGTCGAGGTCGTGAACTCGCAGGACAAGACGGTCGCCCCCGACAACGGGCTGGGCGGCTGGAACATGTCCTGGGCTGACTGGGTCGCCGGTTCCGCCATCGCCTGA
- the glgX gene encoding glycogen debranching protein GlgX, translating to MSSAAEQEAVEAVSNAAKAVRSGGAVPVPQIDGRLKERPNGQVRGQVVRVHARPGAPVWPGSSHPLGARFHHGPDGTAGTNFALWAQGAEAVEVCLFDEAGAETRCTLTEHTHEIWHGFVPGVRPGQRYGFRVHGRWDPWTGARYNPAKLLLDPYARAVDGDFTLPPEVYAHVRDWPQQYIADTVRDDRDSAPFVPKGVVVHDDDDWADDVRPKTPWADSVIYELHVRGFTMRHPGVPEELRGTYAGLAHPAAIEHLTKLGVTAVELLPVHQFAHEDHLLRRGLRNYWGYNSIGYFAPHAGYSASGTAGQQVGEFKRMVRALHAAGIEVILDVVYNHTAEASELGPTLSLRGIDNRGYYRLQSDQRRYSDYTGCGNTLHAGRPHVLRLITDSLRYWVTEMGVDGFRFDLAAALARSMHDVDMLSPFLAVIAQDPVLRRVKLIAEPWDVGSGGYQVGAFPPLWTEWNDRYRDAVRDFWRGALPDVRDLGYRLSGSSDLYAWGGRRPYASVNFVTAHDGFTLRDLVTYERKHNEGNGEANRDGTNDNRSWNCGVEGESDDPRIGVLRRRQLRNLLTTLLLSTGVPMLVAGDEFGRTQDGNNNAYCQDNETGWVDWSLLEDPAWQSLFSLASRLIALRHAHPVLRRRAFFSGRSQGADGLRDLAWFTAAGTEMTERDWYAPAAALGMYLSGRDIPGRDERGRQVTDDSFLALLHAGDRPVAWVLPEAPWAEEYEVVLDTSLEAQSDPPRTRHRGGRTLTVPARSVLLLRVVS from the coding sequence GTGTCGAGCGCAGCCGAGCAGGAGGCGGTGGAAGCCGTCAGCAATGCCGCGAAAGCGGTGCGGAGCGGCGGGGCCGTGCCCGTACCGCAGATCGACGGTCGACTGAAGGAGCGGCCGAACGGCCAGGTCAGGGGCCAGGTGGTACGGGTGCACGCGCGCCCGGGGGCACCGGTGTGGCCGGGGTCCTCGCATCCGTTGGGGGCCCGGTTCCATCACGGTCCGGACGGGACCGCGGGCACCAATTTCGCCCTGTGGGCGCAGGGCGCGGAGGCGGTGGAGGTGTGTCTGTTCGACGAGGCCGGCGCCGAGACCCGGTGCACCCTGACGGAGCACACGCACGAGATCTGGCACGGGTTCGTGCCGGGCGTACGCCCCGGGCAGCGGTACGGGTTCCGGGTGCACGGCCGCTGGGATCCCTGGACGGGCGCCCGCTACAACCCGGCGAAGCTGCTCCTGGACCCGTACGCGCGGGCCGTGGACGGGGACTTCACGCTGCCCCCGGAGGTGTACGCGCACGTCCGGGACTGGCCGCAGCAGTACATCGCGGACACCGTGCGCGACGACCGGGACTCCGCGCCGTTCGTCCCCAAGGGCGTGGTCGTCCACGATGACGACGACTGGGCGGACGACGTCCGGCCGAAGACCCCCTGGGCCGATTCGGTGATCTACGAGCTGCACGTGCGCGGCTTCACGATGCGCCATCCGGGTGTTCCCGAGGAACTGCGCGGCACGTACGCGGGTCTGGCCCACCCGGCGGCGATCGAGCACCTGACGAAGCTGGGCGTGACGGCGGTCGAGCTGCTGCCGGTGCACCAGTTCGCGCACGAGGACCATCTGCTGCGCCGGGGGCTGCGCAACTACTGGGGCTACAACTCGATCGGCTACTTCGCCCCGCACGCCGGGTACTCGGCGAGCGGTACGGCCGGGCAGCAGGTCGGGGAGTTCAAGCGGATGGTCCGGGCCCTGCACGCGGCCGGCATCGAGGTCATCCTCGACGTGGTCTACAACCACACGGCGGAGGCGAGCGAGCTGGGTCCCACGCTGTCGCTGCGCGGGATCGACAACCGGGGCTACTACCGGCTCCAGTCCGACCAGCGGCGGTACTCCGACTACACGGGCTGCGGGAACACCCTGCACGCGGGGCGCCCGCACGTGCTGCGGCTGATCACGGACTCGCTGCGGTACTGGGTCACGGAGATGGGGGTGGACGGCTTCCGCTTCGACCTGGCGGCGGCGCTGGCCCGGTCGATGCACGACGTGGACATGCTGTCGCCGTTCCTCGCGGTGATCGCCCAGGACCCGGTGCTGCGGCGGGTGAAGCTCATCGCCGAGCCGTGGGACGTGGGCTCGGGGGGCTACCAGGTGGGGGCGTTCCCGCCGCTGTGGACGGAGTGGAACGACCGCTACCGGGATGCCGTACGGGACTTCTGGCGGGGCGCGCTGCCCGACGTACGGGATCTCGGCTACCGGCTGTCGGGGTCGAGCGACCTGTACGCGTGGGGCGGGCGGCGGCCGTACGCCTCGGTGAACTTCGTGACCGCGCACGACGGTTTCACCCTGCGCGACCTGGTCACCTACGAGCGCAAGCACAACGAGGGCAACGGGGAGGCGAACCGGGACGGGACCAATGACAACCGGTCGTGGAACTGCGGGGTGGAGGGCGAGAGCGACGATCCCCGGATCGGTGTGCTGCGCCGCCGTCAGCTGCGCAACCTGCTGACCACCCTGCTGCTGTCCACGGGGGTGCCGATGCTGGTGGCCGGGGACGAGTTCGGGCGGACGCAGGACGGCAACAACAACGCGTACTGCCAGGACAACGAGACGGGCTGGGTGGACTGGTCGCTGCTGGAGGATCCGGCCTGGCAGTCGCTCTTCTCCCTGGCCTCCCGGTTGATCGCGCTGCGCCACGCCCATCCGGTGCTGCGCCGGCGGGCGTTCTTCTCCGGGCGCTCGCAGGGCGCGGACGGGCTGCGGGACCTGGCCTGGTTCACCGCCGCGGGCACGGAGATGACGGAGCGGGACTGGTACGCGCCGGCCGCCGCGCTGGGGATGTACCTGTCGGGGCGGGACATCCCGGGTCGTGACGAGCGGGGCCGGCAGGTGACGGACGACAGCTTCCTCGCGCTGCTGCACGCCGGGGACCGGCCGGTGGCCTGGGTCCTGCCGGAGGCTCCGTGGGCCGAGGAGTACGAGGTCGTCCTGGACACCTCCCTGGAGGCCCAGTCCGATCCTCCCCGGACCCGGCACCGCGGCGGGCGGACCCTGACGGTCCCGGCGCGGTCGGTGCTGCTGCTGAGGGTGGTGAGCTGA
- a CDS encoding lipopolysaccharide biosynthesis protein: MIETNRPAAAPVDDEPDLLRDQFRQLLRYRRLIGAGIGIGLLGGVYLGISTADTYVATADVVLRAPTDDPFNPSLAPDKAINIGSERQVALSSSIANEAAKKLGVGASGFAALRSGLQVTNPPQTMVLRFTYTADSAKEAAKRANTMTEAYLLKRQEALDATRDKMVKGYKEQRDPIAKQLDELSKEIARMPAGAGRDAASSSKTDLQSEVGGYNTKITKLEALDMTPGRVTSAATAPTATDGPGIIMSLALGAAVGLALGLLAAWVRLVFDPAPRSEGDVARALRAPVLGYLPRDRTGGGPLLAAGEADPRLAEEYRSVAFRLAYDARFADRRRLLVVAPRGSSETAAAVAVNLAASFAETGKDVLLIEADLRTPVLASQLPTDAGGRPRWSQTSGTPAGGRHSDTEWPDGRQLVVDAGESGSFDLIPGERARNVPRSLTSARATRLISEADSPNSTVVVLAPPVLSYADALALVDRVDGVLVVCDPRAVHRTDLSRIRELISGAGGTVLGAVLHAPLPGEKRGKGKGGPAPVGPGAGPGTGAKSGKPVPQPQPIPYEVAEPEQHIPGDGTDTVALRTVRMGRR, from the coding sequence GTGATCGAGACGAACCGCCCTGCAGCGGCACCGGTCGACGACGAACCCGATCTCCTCAGAGATCAGTTCCGGCAGCTCCTGCGCTACCGCAGGCTCATCGGCGCGGGCATCGGGATCGGTCTGCTGGGCGGCGTCTACCTCGGCATCTCCACGGCCGACACCTATGTCGCGACCGCCGACGTCGTCCTGCGCGCGCCCACCGACGACCCGTTCAACCCGAGCCTCGCCCCGGACAAGGCGATCAACATCGGCTCGGAGCGCCAGGTCGCGCTCAGCTCCTCCATAGCCAACGAGGCGGCGAAGAAGCTCGGCGTGGGCGCGTCCGGCTTCGCCGCCCTGCGCAGCGGGCTGCAGGTCACCAACCCGCCGCAGACCATGGTGCTGCGCTTCACGTACACGGCGGACTCCGCCAAGGAGGCCGCCAAGCGCGCCAACACGATGACCGAGGCGTACCTGCTGAAGCGGCAGGAGGCCCTCGACGCCACCCGCGACAAGATGGTCAAGGGGTACAAGGAGCAGCGCGACCCGATCGCCAAGCAGCTCGACGAGCTGTCGAAGGAGATCGCCCGGATGCCTGCCGGCGCCGGACGCGACGCCGCCAGCTCCTCCAAGACCGACCTGCAGAGCGAGGTCGGCGGCTACAACACCAAGATCACCAAGCTCGAGGCCCTGGACATGACGCCGGGACGCGTCACCAGCGCGGCGACCGCGCCCACCGCCACCGACGGACCCGGCATCATCATGTCGCTCGCGCTCGGCGCGGCCGTGGGCCTCGCCCTCGGCCTGCTGGCCGCCTGGGTGCGTCTGGTCTTCGACCCGGCCCCACGTTCCGAGGGCGACGTGGCCCGCGCGTTGCGCGCACCCGTGCTCGGCTACCTGCCCCGGGACCGGACGGGCGGCGGACCGCTGCTCGCCGCCGGTGAGGCCGATCCGCGGCTCGCCGAGGAGTACCGCTCGGTGGCCTTCCGGCTCGCCTACGACGCCCGCTTCGCCGACCGGCGCCGGCTGCTCGTCGTCGCCCCGCGCGGCAGCAGCGAGACCGCCGCCGCGGTGGCCGTGAACCTCGCCGCCTCCTTCGCGGAGACCGGCAAGGACGTCCTCCTCATCGAGGCCGACCTGCGCACCCCGGTCCTGGCCAGCCAGCTGCCGACGGACGCCGGCGGCCGGCCGCGCTGGAGCCAGACCTCGGGCACCCCGGCCGGCGGCCGGCACTCGGACACCGAGTGGCCCGACGGACGCCAGCTCGTCGTGGACGCCGGGGAGTCCGGTTCCTTCGACCTGATCCCGGGCGAGCGGGCCCGCAACGTCCCGCGCTCGCTGACCTCGGCCCGCGCCACCCGGCTGATCTCCGAGGCCGACTCCCCCAACTCCACGGTCGTCGTGCTCGCGCCGCCCGTGCTCTCCTACGCCGACGCCCTGGCCCTCGTCGACCGCGTCGACGGCGTCCTGGTCGTCTGCGACCCGCGCGCCGTGCACCGCACCGACCTGTCCCGGATCCGCGAGCTGATCAGCGGCGCCGGCGGCACCGTGCTCGGCGCGGTGCTGCACGCGCCGCTGCCCGGCGAGAAGCGCGGCAAGGGCAAGGGCGGCCCGGCCCCCGTCGGCCCCGGCGCGGGTCCCGGGACCGGCGCGAAGTCCGGCAAGCCCGTGCCGCAGCCCCAGCCGATCCCGTACGAAGTGGCCGAGCCCGAACAGCACATCCCCGGTGACGGCACCGACACCGTCGCGCTGCGCACCGTCCGCATGGGCCGCAGATGA
- a CDS encoding CDP-alcohol phosphatidyltransferase family protein: MGRVTTALQELRGAQKSAKGVSLYSRFVNRPAGRYLAAGSYALGLTPNQVTLISAAFSFAAVAAVALAAPSWGLGIAVWAALAVGFAFDSADGQLARLRGGGSAAGEWLDHVVDAAKLTALHSCVLIAFYRFPEAYGTGSDGWLLVPLGFQFAAVVTFFGGLLTEKLKPKPAPGSAAAAPSTARAVALLPVDYGVFCLVFLLLGGGKLFVWAYAGLGVVAALFLLAFLAKWFRELSAVRR; the protein is encoded by the coding sequence ATGGGCAGAGTCACGACCGCGCTGCAGGAACTGCGCGGGGCGCAGAAGTCGGCGAAGGGGGTGTCGCTCTACTCCCGGTTCGTCAACCGGCCCGCCGGGCGGTATCTGGCCGCCGGTTCGTACGCGCTGGGGCTCACCCCGAACCAGGTGACGCTGATCAGTGCCGCCTTCAGCTTCGCCGCCGTGGCCGCGGTGGCGCTGGCCGCCCCCTCGTGGGGGCTGGGGATCGCGGTGTGGGCCGCCCTGGCCGTCGGTTTCGCCTTCGACTCCGCCGACGGGCAGCTGGCCCGGTTGCGCGGCGGGGGCAGCGCCGCCGGTGAATGGCTCGACCACGTGGTGGACGCGGCCAAGCTCACCGCCCTGCACTCCTGTGTGCTGATCGCCTTCTACCGCTTCCCCGAGGCGTACGGGACGGGCTCGGACGGCTGGCTGCTGGTGCCGCTGGGCTTCCAGTTCGCCGCGGTGGTGACCTTCTTCGGCGGTCTGCTGACCGAGAAGCTCAAGCCGAAGCCGGCCCCGGGCAGCGCGGCGGCCGCGCCGTCGACCGCGCGCGCGGTGGCCCTGCTGCCCGTGGACTACGGGGTGTTCTGCCTGGTGTTCCTGCTGCTCGGCGGCGGGAAGCTGTTCGTCTGGGCGTACGCGGGACTGGGCGTGGTCGCCGCGCTGTTCCTGCTGGCGTTCCTCGCGAAGTGGTTCCGGGAGCTCAGCGCCGTTCGCCGGTGA